In one Vulgatibacter incomptus genomic region, the following are encoded:
- the dacB gene encoding D-alanyl-D-alanine carboxypeptidase/D-alanyl-D-alanine-endopeptidase, translating into MARAAPFRHPAFVATWFCVLAWVLPPDGAHAADPTPRSEVREQEISPELPASIAEILRAGPIRDARTGVLVSDLDTGKVVFARNADELLNPASNMKLLTTVSAMAILGTNFRFATELYVSEPARAGVVKGSLYLRGKGDPSLTTERLFRLARELRHQGVREITGNLVIDDTYFDAVYDGPGWEQDDSDRPYMAGAGAVSLNFNSVGIHVHPGESVGAKARVELEPDSAYLTVENLADTAPRDARGRVVASSSRDGDRQRIVVRARVAEGSRGEVLYRRISNPPRYTGETFRAVLAEQGIKIKGKVVLSAVPAELKIPIVVDFSEPLAVLVNKLNKWSQNHMSEMLLKTIGAEMKGAPGTWAKGAAAMEDFLADLVGIPRGSMVIRNGSGLNDTNRVSARQLVRLLEWVHRYSRIEPELLASLPIAGVDGTTRHRLGGTLAEGRIRAKTGTLQNVTSLSGIVDAVSGKRYAFSIVVNDYPGRLSQVLPRVDAIGAAIASEGSEGGSRSAIALAEPPPSDPSTPLDILRNRISTYADLGRVEESRNATFLRAALRTERDPAVRAVIADALYRSDRGDGSAAVAVVEAFSPGADVFGRLRAAARGMGRVPVLDTLFDLAVAGNTAAISQLVAVSEEVEEGDPLSAELADGFAEIGRTAPDELLAALEGASEGSQAAAIALLGKVIAEPHPRMQLSPIAPHPFNIAVAKAANGVDPRLATFARSVESRLGAGDDHKPQGPEATPTAVAP; encoded by the coding sequence GTGGCTCGAGCCGCTCCTTTCCGCCACCCTGCGTTCGTCGCCACGTGGTTCTGCGTCCTGGCCTGGGTGCTCCCTCCCGACGGAGCGCACGCCGCCGATCCGACTCCGCGGAGTGAGGTCCGGGAGCAGGAGATCTCACCGGAGCTCCCCGCCTCCATCGCCGAGATCCTTCGGGCCGGCCCCATCCGCGATGCGAGGACGGGTGTCCTCGTGAGCGACCTGGACACCGGCAAGGTCGTCTTCGCCCGGAACGCGGACGAGCTCCTCAACCCGGCTTCGAACATGAAGCTGCTCACGACCGTGAGCGCCATGGCGATCCTCGGCACCAACTTCCGCTTCGCCACCGAGCTCTACGTCTCCGAGCCGGCGAGGGCGGGGGTGGTGAAGGGCTCGCTCTACCTGCGGGGCAAGGGCGATCCCTCGCTCACCACCGAGCGCCTCTTCCGCCTCGCGAGGGAGCTGAGGCACCAGGGCGTCCGGGAGATCACGGGCAACCTCGTGATCGACGACACCTACTTCGACGCGGTCTACGACGGGCCGGGCTGGGAGCAGGACGACTCCGACCGTCCCTACATGGCGGGCGCCGGCGCTGTGTCCCTCAACTTCAACTCGGTCGGGATCCACGTCCACCCCGGCGAGTCGGTCGGGGCCAAAGCGCGGGTCGAGCTCGAGCCCGACTCCGCGTATCTGACGGTCGAGAACCTGGCCGATACCGCGCCGCGCGACGCCCGTGGCCGCGTGGTCGCCTCGTCGAGCCGCGACGGGGACCGGCAGCGCATCGTGGTTCGCGCGCGAGTCGCCGAGGGGAGCCGGGGCGAGGTGCTCTACCGCCGGATCTCCAACCCGCCCCGCTACACCGGCGAGACCTTCCGCGCGGTGCTGGCCGAGCAGGGGATCAAGATCAAGGGGAAGGTCGTCCTGAGCGCCGTTCCCGCCGAGCTCAAGATTCCCATCGTCGTCGACTTCTCCGAGCCGCTGGCGGTGCTGGTCAACAAGCTCAACAAGTGGTCGCAGAACCACATGTCGGAGATGCTGCTCAAGACGATCGGCGCGGAGATGAAGGGGGCGCCCGGGACCTGGGCCAAGGGAGCCGCGGCGATGGAGGACTTCCTCGCCGACCTGGTCGGGATCCCGCGAGGCTCGATGGTGATCCGCAACGGCAGCGGCCTCAACGACACCAACCGCGTCAGCGCGCGCCAGCTCGTCAGGCTGCTGGAGTGGGTCCACCGGTACTCGCGGATCGAGCCCGAGCTCCTCGCGTCGCTGCCCATCGCCGGCGTCGACGGGACCACTCGCCACCGGCTCGGCGGCACCCTCGCCGAGGGCCGCATCCGGGCGAAGACGGGCACGCTCCAGAACGTCACCTCGCTCTCGGGGATCGTCGACGCGGTCTCCGGCAAGCGCTACGCGTTCTCGATCGTGGTGAACGACTACCCGGGCCGCCTCTCGCAGGTGCTCCCCAGGGTGGACGCCATCGGCGCCGCCATCGCCTCCGAAGGCTCCGAGGGCGGGAGCCGCTCCGCGATCGCGCTGGCCGAGCCGCCTCCGAGCGATCCTTCCACGCCCCTGGACATCCTCCGCAACCGGATCTCGACCTATGCCGACCTGGGCCGCGTCGAGGAGAGCCGCAACGCGACCTTCCTCCGGGCGGCGCTCCGCACCGAGCGCGATCCGGCCGTGCGGGCCGTGATCGCCGACGCGCTCTATCGCTCCGATCGGGGGGATGGCAGCGCCGCCGTCGCTGTCGTCGAGGCCTTCTCGCCGGGGGCGGACGTCTTCGGGCGCCTGAGGGCCGCGGCAAGGGGCATGGGCCGGGTCCCCGTCCTCGACACGCTCTTCGACCTGGCGGTAGCCGGGAACACCGCCGCGATCTCGCAGCTCGTCGCGGTGTCCGAAGAGGTAGAGGAGGGCGATCCGCTCTCCGCCGAGCTGGCCGACGGCTTCGCGGAGATTGGCCGTACCGCACCCGACGAGCTCCTCGCCGCGCTGGAGGGGGCCTCGGAGGGGTCCCAGGCCGCCGCGATCGCTCTTCTGGGAAAGGTGATCGCCGAGCCGCATCCGCGGATGCAGCTGTCGCCGATCGCTCCCCATCCCTTCAACATCGCCGTCGCCAAGGCCGCGAATGGCGTCGATCCCCGGTTGGCGACCTTCGCGAGGTCCGTCGAGAGCCGTCTGGGAGCGGGCGACGACCACAAGCCGCAGGGCCCGGAGGCCACGCCGACCGCAGTCGCGCCCTAG
- a CDS encoding RecQ family ATP-dependent DNA helicase, which translates to MEPSHAEIAGALERHFGFAGFRPGQEAVVRSVLAGKPTVAVMPTGAGKSLCYQLPALLLPGTALIVSPLVALMKDQVDSLSARGIPATFINSSIDDAEKARRLDAVRRGAFKLVYVAPERFRSAAFVEAIREIEISLYAVDEAHCISQWGHDFRPDYTRLGQVRWVLRPPRTLALTATATPEVRDDIVRVLRLKDPKVSVAGFDRPNLFFEVAKVANEHEKLGRIVRSCRDGGGVVYCATRRDVEKVAGMLDGRGIRSFAYHAGMGDDDRRRIQDAFMAQDDAVVCATNAFGMGVDKPTIRFVAHFAIPKAIEAYYQEAGRAGRDGRPARAVLLFNHADVYLQERLVEANHPSAAMVRDVWKHLRTMGDGELPIGERQVAAAVSASPLQVGSAIKHLERAGHLQRSARGLVVLEPGLEDDELRVDFDGIAARRQRELQMVRRMSSYAYHEGCRRSYLLHYFGDEPVPCSGCDVCNGPSEPPVEELAPAPASRRGRKDRPTAANDEGPYDGEVFAALKELRLSLAKAEGVPPYVVFHDRALRAFARALPQTEEAFLSVAGAGPTKWERYGPHILATISQARRSSD; encoded by the coding sequence ATGGAGCCCTCTCATGCCGAGATCGCCGGCGCGCTCGAGCGCCACTTCGGATTCGCGGGCTTCCGCCCCGGTCAGGAAGCCGTGGTCCGCTCGGTCCTCGCCGGGAAGCCGACCGTCGCGGTGATGCCCACCGGAGCGGGCAAGAGCCTCTGCTACCAGCTCCCCGCCCTGCTCCTCCCCGGGACCGCGCTGATCGTCAGCCCGCTGGTGGCGCTGATGAAGGACCAGGTCGACTCGCTCTCCGCCCGGGGCATTCCGGCCACCTTCATCAACTCGTCGATCGACGACGCCGAAAAGGCGCGCCGCCTCGACGCCGTCAGGCGGGGCGCCTTCAAGCTCGTCTACGTGGCGCCGGAGCGCTTCCGATCGGCGGCGTTCGTCGAGGCCATCCGGGAAATCGAGATTTCGCTCTACGCGGTGGACGAGGCCCACTGCATCTCCCAGTGGGGCCACGACTTCCGGCCGGACTACACGAGGCTCGGGCAGGTGCGGTGGGTGCTTCGGCCGCCCAGGACCCTGGCGCTCACCGCCACGGCGACCCCGGAGGTCCGGGACGACATCGTCCGAGTGCTGCGGCTCAAGGATCCCAAGGTCTCGGTGGCCGGCTTCGACAGGCCCAACCTCTTCTTCGAGGTCGCGAAGGTCGCCAACGAGCACGAGAAGCTCGGTCGGATCGTCCGGTCCTGCCGGGACGGAGGCGGGGTCGTCTATTGCGCGACCCGGCGGGACGTCGAGAAGGTGGCCGGGATGCTCGATGGCCGGGGGATCCGCAGCTTCGCCTACCACGCGGGTATGGGCGACGACGATCGCAGGCGGATCCAGGACGCGTTCATGGCCCAGGACGACGCCGTGGTCTGTGCCACGAACGCGTTCGGGATGGGCGTGGACAAACCCACCATCCGATTCGTGGCCCACTTTGCCATCCCGAAGGCGATCGAGGCCTACTACCAGGAGGCCGGCCGCGCGGGCCGCGATGGCCGCCCTGCCCGCGCCGTCCTGCTCTTCAACCACGCCGACGTCTACCTCCAGGAGCGCCTGGTGGAGGCGAACCATCCGTCCGCCGCCATGGTGCGGGACGTGTGGAAGCATCTGCGCACCATGGGTGATGGCGAGCTCCCGATCGGCGAGCGACAGGTCGCCGCCGCGGTCTCCGCGAGCCCGCTCCAGGTGGGTTCGGCGATCAAGCACCTCGAGCGGGCGGGCCACCTCCAGCGCAGCGCCCGCGGTCTCGTCGTCCTCGAGCCCGGGCTCGAGGACGACGAGCTTCGGGTCGACTTCGACGGGATCGCGGCGAGGCGGCAGCGCGAGCTCCAGATGGTGCGGCGGATGTCGAGCTACGCGTACCACGAGGGATGCCGCCGCTCGTACCTCCTGCACTATTTCGGGGACGAGCCCGTGCCGTGCTCGGGCTGCGACGTCTGCAACGGGCCGAGCGAGCCGCCGGTCGAAGAGCTCGCCCCGGCGCCGGCGTCGAGGCGCGGCCGAAAGGATCGCCCGACTGCCGCGAACGACGAAGGACCGTACGACGGCGAGGTCTTCGCGGCGCTCAAGGAGCTCCGGCTCTCCCTGGCAAAAGCGGAAGGAGTGCCGCCCTACGTGGTCTTCCACGACCGCGCGCTCCGCGCCTTCGCGCGGGCGCTGCCGCAGACCGAGGAGGCCTTCCTCTCGGTCGCCGGCGCCGGCCCGACGAAGTGGGAGCGGTACGGGCCGCACATTCTTGCGACCATCTCGCAGGCCCGGCGCAGCTCGGACTGA
- a CDS encoding ABC transporter permease, protein MRPLLHKTAGTLLAALGAVFLVSIFLDLVPGDPIDAILGEQAQEADRAELRAALHLDDPLAMRLWSFARDTARLELRSSVPPFQERVFDTIGRAAPNTALLAGASLLVAILVALPLGVVAAARPGSRLDAAASAFAVLGVAIPRIWLGPLLILVFAIGLDWLPVSGLEEPAGLVLPALTLGLALSAFLARMIRASLLDATGEDYVRTARAKGLSEARVIAKHALRNALLPVLTVLGLQLGALLGGAVITEKVFNYPGMGSLLLQAIDRRDYNMVRACVLAFTLAYVAVNLLTDLAYAAADPRVRRRR, encoded by the coding sequence ATGAGGCCACTGCTCCACAAGACCGCGGGGACACTCCTCGCCGCGCTTGGCGCCGTGTTCCTGGTGTCGATCTTCCTCGATCTGGTGCCGGGCGATCCGATCGACGCGATCCTCGGCGAGCAGGCGCAGGAGGCCGATCGGGCGGAGCTCCGCGCCGCGCTCCACCTGGACGATCCCCTTGCGATGCGCCTGTGGAGCTTCGCCCGCGACACCGCACGCCTCGAGCTGCGGTCGTCGGTGCCGCCATTCCAGGAGCGGGTCTTCGACACGATCGGGAGGGCGGCGCCGAACACCGCGCTCCTCGCCGGCGCGTCGCTCCTGGTGGCGATCCTCGTCGCCCTCCCGCTGGGAGTCGTGGCGGCGGCGCGGCCCGGAAGCCGTCTCGACGCGGCGGCGAGCGCGTTTGCCGTGCTCGGCGTCGCGATCCCGCGGATCTGGCTCGGGCCCCTGCTGATCCTGGTGTTCGCGATCGGCCTGGACTGGCTGCCGGTGTCCGGCCTCGAGGAGCCCGCGGGGCTCGTGCTTCCCGCCCTTACGCTGGGTCTGGCCCTGTCTGCCTTCCTGGCCCGCATGATCCGCGCGTCGCTCCTGGACGCCACCGGCGAGGACTACGTGCGGACCGCCCGGGCGAAGGGGCTCTCGGAGGCGCGGGTGATCGCGAAGCACGCCCTGCGGAACGCGCTCCTCCCCGTGCTCACGGTGCTGGGGCTCCAGCTCGGCGCGCTCCTCGGCGGCGCGGTGATCACGGAGAAGGTCTTCAACTACCCGGGGATGGGGAGCCTCCTGCTCCAGGCGATCGATCGGCGGGACTACAACATGGTCCGCGCCTGCGTCCTCGCCTTCACGCTCGCCTACGTCGCCGTGAACCTCCTCACGGACCTGGCCTACGCCGCGGCCGATCCACGGGTCCGGAGGCGTCGATGA
- a CDS encoding tetratricopeptide repeat protein codes for MTERKDDTSEESRGGSESLPAEETLGPPAAPSAPPPLPPRVAARASTSPATSPPTAPGTPPFPSNSTATPPIPSAAPGTPRFPSATSAAPPLPPPPRSAPPPLAPAKAEAGDWLGDLPAPARETPAPVVVADPSASLEAAKAAAEYERQLREKLAQERNRPKGFLRRNALSLSLAVIGLLVAGAGVAAYLLERAATREQEIARYLAAARNGLARDTFAALQASLDALDEALDLDSTNSTALALKAQAAATLAASFDAFDLRAATALASRHATSPEERDALLAARWRLAVTGGNREERRAIEDEILSIPPESAGATLLSLAGAVLLSRDQPLVAVERFNSAILASPGHVPTLVKVGDYYRSRSEHEEAIRYYELALSVSEDHPAALVGAAESHLAFSREPRLLEQALAGLDKLRTSDQVPVGIRLRLAIVRARLRAAVGTRDSAVAELEKVEAGKDSERLVQLAQAYVSIGAADVGLELFRGFDFDASQDPALREAYARLLVAAGRLREAAALSGKPGERPVHLQVGIARFRAGMIAKAHESLHATVLERKLPVEAVVYLGLVDLERGRLDQARKTLERLGTGSRARTTGRWAWARLLRREGKLDEAERALVEAVELDPRSAEPRFELGRLLLERGRHDEALAMLREAVRLNPLRVEGRRALGTAFLEAGNPDAAMDEWEAALELDPEDGAALVDLTGAMLRGGRKDEALARVQAIVRAFPKSAPARRALGEVRLALADPERARQAFSEATQLGSGDAASWAGRGEAELAQGNARAAATSFARALALQPGWAVAEVGLARTDAAQARPAPAEKRLRTLLGRIGSNGKASERAMARSALAAVLLADGKGANDAARQEAEAAVELDGSLGLAHLALAEALDAAGELKPAAQAFSRAAELSPWLADVHLLKARNLLRGGGTTKEAAAALERYLVLAPRGPGVNEARKTLARIGSGG; via the coding sequence ATGACGGAGCGGAAGGACGATACGAGCGAGGAGAGCCGAGGAGGCAGTGAATCCCTGCCCGCCGAGGAGACCCTCGGACCTCCGGCTGCGCCATCCGCGCCCCCTCCCCTCCCGCCTCGGGTCGCGGCGAGGGCTTCGACCTCGCCGGCGACCTCGCCGCCCACCGCGCCGGGGACACCTCCCTTCCCGTCGAATTCCACGGCGACTCCGCCCATCCCGTCCGCCGCGCCGGGGACTCCGCGTTTCCCGTCGGCGACGTCGGCGGCTCCGCCCCTCCCGCCGCCGCCGCGATCCGCGCCGCCGCCGCTGGCTCCAGCCAAAGCGGAGGCCGGGGATTGGCTCGGCGACCTTCCCGCTCCCGCCCGGGAGACGCCCGCGCCGGTCGTCGTCGCCGATCCGTCCGCCTCTCTCGAGGCCGCCAAGGCTGCCGCCGAGTACGAGCGCCAGCTCCGGGAGAAGCTGGCGCAGGAGCGGAATCGGCCCAAGGGCTTCCTGCGCCGAAACGCGCTCTCCCTCTCGCTCGCCGTCATCGGCCTCCTGGTCGCGGGCGCCGGAGTCGCCGCCTACCTCCTGGAGCGGGCGGCCACGAGGGAGCAGGAGATCGCGCGCTACCTCGCCGCGGCGCGAAACGGCCTCGCTCGAGACACCTTCGCCGCCCTCCAGGCCAGCCTGGACGCTCTCGACGAGGCGCTGGACCTCGATTCGACCAACTCGACCGCGCTGGCGTTGAAGGCCCAGGCGGCTGCGACCCTGGCCGCTTCGTTCGACGCCTTCGACCTTCGGGCGGCGACGGCGTTGGCGAGCCGCCACGCGACCAGCCCCGAGGAGCGGGATGCCCTCCTCGCCGCCCGCTGGCGCCTCGCGGTCACCGGCGGCAACCGGGAGGAGCGCCGCGCCATCGAGGACGAGATCCTCTCGATCCCGCCCGAGAGCGCCGGCGCCACCCTCCTGAGCCTCGCAGGGGCCGTCCTCCTATCGAGAGACCAGCCGCTGGTCGCCGTCGAGCGGTTCAACTCGGCCATCCTCGCGAGCCCGGGCCACGTGCCCACGCTCGTGAAGGTCGGGGACTACTATCGCTCCCGAAGCGAGCACGAAGAAGCGATCCGGTACTACGAGCTCGCACTCTCCGTCTCCGAGGACCACCCCGCGGCCCTGGTCGGCGCAGCCGAGTCGCACCTCGCCTTCTCGCGCGAGCCCAGGCTCCTCGAACAGGCGCTCGCGGGTCTCGACAAGCTCCGCACCAGCGACCAGGTGCCAGTCGGCATCCGCCTTCGCCTCGCCATCGTCCGGGCCCGCCTCCGCGCCGCGGTCGGCACGCGCGACTCGGCGGTCGCCGAGCTCGAGAAGGTCGAGGCGGGGAAGGATTCAGAGCGGCTCGTCCAGCTCGCCCAGGCCTACGTGTCGATCGGCGCCGCAGACGTGGGCCTCGAGCTCTTCCGCGGCTTCGACTTCGACGCATCCCAGGATCCTGCGCTGCGTGAGGCCTACGCCCGCCTCCTCGTCGCCGCCGGGCGCCTGCGGGAGGCCGCGGCGCTCTCCGGGAAGCCGGGCGAGAGACCCGTTCACCTCCAGGTGGGGATCGCGCGCTTCCGCGCCGGAATGATCGCCAAGGCGCACGAGTCCCTCCACGCGACCGTGCTGGAGCGCAAGCTGCCGGTAGAGGCCGTCGTCTACCTCGGCCTCGTCGACCTCGAGAGGGGACGCCTCGATCAGGCGCGGAAGACCTTGGAGCGCCTCGGCACGGGATCGCGGGCGCGAACCACCGGACGGTGGGCATGGGCGAGGCTCCTGCGGCGCGAGGGCAAGCTCGACGAGGCCGAGCGCGCCCTGGTCGAGGCGGTGGAGCTCGACCCCCGATCCGCCGAGCCGCGCTTCGAGCTGGGCCGGCTCCTGCTCGAGCGGGGTCGCCACGACGAGGCTCTGGCCATGCTCCGCGAGGCGGTTCGCTTGAACCCGCTTCGCGTCGAGGGCCGAAGGGCGCTCGGCACTGCCTTCCTCGAGGCCGGCAATCCGGACGCCGCGATGGACGAGTGGGAGGCGGCCCTCGAGCTCGATCCCGAAGACGGCGCGGCGCTCGTCGACCTCACGGGCGCGATGCTCCGCGGCGGCAGGAAGGACGAAGCCCTCGCCAGGGTCCAGGCCATCGTGCGCGCCTTCCCCAAGAGCGCTCCGGCCCGGCGCGCCCTCGGCGAAGTCCGGCTCGCCCTCGCCGACCCGGAACGAGCCCGGCAGGCCTTCTCGGAGGCCACGCAGTTGGGGTCGGGCGATGCCGCCTCGTGGGCGGGGCGCGGTGAGGCCGAGCTCGCACAGGGCAACGCCCGAGCCGCCGCCACCTCCTTCGCACGGGCGCTGGCGCTCCAGCCGGGCTGGGCGGTAGCCGAAGTCGGACTCGCCAGGACCGACGCCGCGCAAGCTCGCCCGGCCCCGGCCGAGAAGCGCCTGCGCACCCTGTTGGGTCGCATCGGATCGAACGGAAAGGCCTCCGAGCGGGCGATGGCCCGATCGGCCCTCGCCGCCGTCCTGCTCGCCGACGGGAAGGGGGCAAACGACGCTGCCCGTCAGGAAGCCGAGGCGGCCGTCGAGCTCGACGGATCGCTCGGTCTGGCCCACCTCGCCCTCGCAGAGGCGCTCGACGCCGCGGGGGAGCTGAAGCCCGCAGCGCAGGCGTTCAGCCGGGCGGCCGAGCTCTCACCCTGGCTCGCGGACGTCCATCTGCTCAAGGCCCGGAATCTCCTCCGCGGCGGTGGCACGACGAAGGAGGCCGCCGCGGCCCTCGAGCGCTACCTCGTGCTCGCTCCCCGCGGCCCCGGGGTGAACGAGGCCCGGAAGACCCTCGCTCGAATCGGCAGCGGGGGCTGA
- a CDS encoding ABC transporter substrate-binding protein gives MIVLAIDAPPETLDRRMALGLNAMRIAQLVTPGLTRIDERGEAVPDLAESFEAEGARKWIFHLRPGLAFSDGTPLSAEDVVATFRSVLDPAVGSPHRSAYGYVESVEAPDPATVVFRLSRPFGAMPVDGTLGILPARLAGPEHRDELRLRPIGAGPFVVSRWDGADDLRLAPNPRYFGGAPVVSLEVRTVRDETTRILELRKGRVDVLLGSLSAPLLPALRGEPRLQVKVGPGAGVSYLMFNMTDPTVGRREVREAIALALDREALARFKLKGAAQVADTLFREDHWAYDAGVGRRSRDLGRAKALLDEAGFREPADGGPRLTLTLKLSTDRFRRSLALAMASQLAEAGIRLELQPLEWGTFLGDVKRGNFQVASLKWPAVVDPDLLRLAYHSASIPSEASAWGGGNRMRYRNAELDALLDRGREEVDPLERRAAYAAAQRILARDLPAIPLLHEDAVGVIAKTVEGVEVDPQGSLRSLARARRIVR, from the coding sequence GTGATCGTCCTCGCGATCGACGCCCCGCCGGAGACCCTCGACCGCCGGATGGCGCTCGGCCTGAACGCCATGCGGATCGCCCAGCTCGTGACACCCGGTCTCACCCGGATCGACGAGCGCGGAGAGGCGGTGCCGGATCTGGCGGAGTCCTTCGAGGCGGAGGGGGCTCGGAAGTGGATCTTCCACCTGCGCCCCGGGCTGGCCTTCTCCGACGGGACGCCCCTGTCCGCCGAGGACGTGGTCGCGACCTTCCGCTCGGTCCTCGATCCCGCCGTCGGTTCGCCCCACCGGAGCGCCTACGGATACGTCGAATCGGTGGAGGCGCCGGATCCCGCCACCGTGGTCTTCCGCCTCTCCCGGCCCTTCGGAGCCATGCCGGTGGACGGGACCCTGGGGATCCTGCCCGCGCGCCTCGCCGGTCCGGAGCACCGCGACGAGCTCCGCCTCCGGCCGATTGGCGCCGGCCCCTTCGTGGTGTCCCGCTGGGACGGCGCCGACGACCTCCGGCTGGCGCCCAACCCGCGCTACTTCGGCGGCGCGCCCGTGGTCTCCCTCGAGGTCCGCACGGTCCGCGACGAGACCACCCGGATCCTCGAGCTTCGCAAGGGGCGGGTCGACGTCCTGCTGGGATCGCTGAGCGCGCCGCTGCTCCCGGCCCTCCGGGGCGAGCCGCGCCTCCAGGTGAAGGTCGGCCCCGGTGCAGGGGTCTCCTACCTCATGTTCAATATGACGGATCCGACCGTCGGCCGGAGGGAGGTCCGAGAGGCGATCGCCCTGGCCCTCGATCGGGAGGCGCTCGCCCGGTTCAAGCTCAAGGGCGCGGCCCAGGTGGCCGACACGCTCTTCCGCGAGGATCACTGGGCCTACGACGCCGGCGTCGGGAGGCGCAGCCGCGACCTCGGCCGAGCGAAGGCGCTCCTCGACGAGGCCGGCTTCCGCGAGCCGGCGGACGGCGGGCCGAGGCTGACGCTCACGCTCAAGCTCTCCACCGATCGCTTCCGGCGATCGCTCGCGCTCGCGATGGCGTCCCAGCTCGCCGAGGCCGGGATCCGCCTCGAGCTCCAGCCCCTCGAGTGGGGCACCTTCCTCGGCGACGTGAAGCGGGGGAACTTCCAGGTCGCCTCGCTGAAGTGGCCCGCCGTCGTGGATCCCGACCTCCTCCGGCTCGCGTACCACTCGGCGTCGATCCCCTCCGAGGCCTCGGCCTGGGGCGGCGGAAACCGCATGCGGTACCGCAACGCCGAGCTCGACGCGCTCCTCGACCGGGGCCGGGAGGAGGTCGATCCCCTCGAGCGCCGCGCCGCGTACGCCGCCGCGCAGCGGATCCTGGCTCGCGACCTCCCGGCGATCCCCCTGCTCCACGAGGACGCGGTGGGCGTGATCGCCAAGACCGTGGAGGGCGTCGAGGTCGATCCCCAGGGGAGCCTGCGGAGCCTTGCCCGCGCCAGGCGGATCGTCCGATGA
- a CDS encoding single-stranded DNA-binding protein, translating into MASVNRVTLLGNLGADPEIRYTPGGQAVANFRLATTDSWADKGSGQKQERTEWHRVVVWGKLAELCGEYLKKGRQCYVEGRLQTREWQDKDGQKRFTTEIVANQVVFLGSGGGTGGGSGGGGGGFGGGGSGGGGGGYGGGGSGGGGGGGGYGGGGGGSGGGYGGGRGSGGDDFGGGPDYGGGPNDDIPF; encoded by the coding sequence ATGGCAAGCGTCAACAGAGTGACCCTCCTCGGAAACCTCGGGGCCGATCCCGAGATCCGTTACACGCCCGGTGGCCAGGCGGTCGCCAACTTCCGGCTGGCGACGACCGACTCCTGGGCGGACAAGGGCTCGGGGCAGAAGCAGGAGCGCACCGAGTGGCATCGAGTGGTCGTCTGGGGAAAGCTCGCGGAGCTCTGCGGCGAGTACCTCAAGAAGGGCCGCCAGTGCTACGTGGAGGGCAGGCTTCAGACCCGTGAGTGGCAGGACAAGGACGGGCAGAAGCGCTTCACGACCGAGATCGTCGCGAACCAGGTCGTCTTCCTCGGAAGCGGCGGGGGAACTGGCGGCGGCAGTGGCGGCGGCGGTGGTGGCTTCGGCGGCGGCGGCAGTGGCGGCGGCGGTGGTGGCTACGGCGGCGGCGGCAGTGGCGGCGGCGGCGGTGGCGGTGGCTACGGCGGCGGCGGTGGTGGCTCCGGCGGCGGCTACGGCGGCGGTCGAGGATCGGGAGGCGACGACTTCGGTGGCGGCCCGGACTACGGCGGCGGCCCCAACGACGACATCCCGTTCTGA
- a CDS encoding ABC transporter permease yields MGLGIVATLCLVALVAPLVGGVDPRAISLENELAPPGGAHLLGTAENGVDVLAQLLHGARTSLLVGLAATLLSTVVGTLLGAVAAYRGGIAEELLMRVVDVLLAFPGILLAIFITAVLGPSLWNVIIALCATGWTGYARLARAQVLALRDRDFVQSARALGASGPRIVLRHLLPNLLGPVVVQATFGVPGAMLSEASLSFLGLGVPPGTPSWGALVDQGTQYLMIAPHVALFPGVAIALSVLGFNLLGDGLRDRLDPRRR; encoded by the coding sequence ATGGGCCTCGGGATCGTGGCGACGCTCTGCCTGGTGGCGCTCGTCGCGCCCCTCGTCGGCGGCGTCGATCCGCGGGCGATCTCCCTCGAGAACGAGCTCGCCCCACCGGGCGGCGCCCACCTCCTGGGCACCGCGGAGAACGGCGTCGACGTCCTCGCCCAGCTCCTCCATGGCGCCCGGACCTCGCTACTCGTGGGCCTCGCCGCCACCCTCCTCTCGACAGTCGTGGGGACGCTCCTGGGAGCGGTGGCGGCCTACCGCGGCGGGATCGCGGAAGAGCTCCTCATGCGCGTGGTGGACGTGCTCCTCGCGTTCCCGGGGATCCTCCTCGCGATCTTCATCACCGCGGTCCTCGGCCCGTCGCTCTGGAACGTGATCATCGCGCTCTGCGCAACGGGCTGGACCGGCTACGCGCGCCTCGCCCGCGCGCAGGTGCTGGCTCTCCGGGACCGCGACTTCGTCCAATCGGCGCGGGCCCTTGGCGCGTCTGGGCCGCGGATCGTGCTCCGCCACCTCCTGCCGAACCTGCTCGGTCCCGTGGTGGTCCAGGCGACCTTCGGCGTCCCGGGCGCGATGCTCTCCGAGGCCTCTCTCTCCTTCCTGGGCCTGGGCGTGCCGCCGGGCACTCCGTCGTGGGGCGCGCTGGTGGACCAGGGGACGCAGTACCTGATGATCGCACCGCACGTGGCGCTCTTCCCCGGTGTGGCCATCGCGCTCTCCGTGCTCGGCTTCAATCTTCTCGGCGACGGTCTTCGCGACAGGCTCGATCCCAGGCGACGTTGA